From Nomascus leucogenys isolate Asia chromosome 15, Asia_NLE_v1, whole genome shotgun sequence, a single genomic window includes:
- the LOC100606247 gene encoding 39S ribosomal protein L43, mitochondrial-like — protein MLQAVAMTARGTPSRFLAGVLHNGLRRYVRQLQRLSFSVSRDGAWSRGAREFVEREVIDFARRNPGVVIYVNSRPCCMPRVVAEYLNGAVREESIHRKSVEEISMLVQKLADQSGLDVIRIRKPFHTDNPSIQGQWHPFTNKPTTFRGLRPREVQDPAPAQCLLLGEATL, from the exons ATGCTCCAAGCTGTAGCTATGACGGCGCGCGGGACTCCGAGCCGCTTCTTGGCCGGTGTTCTCCACAACGGACTGCGTCGCTACGTGCGGCAGCTGCAGCGTCTGAGCTTCAGCGTCAGCCGCGACGGCGCCTGGTCTCGCGGTGCCAGGGAGTTCGTGGAGCGGGAAGTGATCGACTTCGCCCGACGGAACCCTGGGGTCGTAATATATGTAAACTCTCGTCCGTGCTGCATGCCCAGAGTAGTGGCCGAATACCTTAACGGGGCTGTGCGCGAGGAGAGCATTCACCGCAAGTCGGTCGAGGAGATCTCGATGCTGGTGCAGAAGCTGGCCGACCAGTCGGGCTTGGACGTGATCCGCATCCGCAAGCCCTTCCACACCGACAACCCTAGCATCCAGGGCCAGTGGCACCCCTTCACCAACAAGCCGACCACGTTCCGCGGGCTACGCCCCCGAGAGGTTCAGGATCCTGCCCCAGCCCAG TGCCTGCTTCTAGGGGAAGCGACCTTGTGA